ATTTTGACATTAATAAAACAGTTTATAAGGTATTTAATGAACAAGGAATAAACTTTCCCTTTCCTCAACTTACAGTACATCGAGGCAAAAATGATTAATACCGCATTAGAAATGCCGGGAAACAAATTAAATGAAAGTTTTTATGACATTAGGGATAATAGTATTTAATTCTTTTTTATCGCTATAACTCAAAAGAAAATATTTAACAAACCGACTCTATAATAATAAAAGGAACAACAACACACTTCTTTATTTAGTTGAGTTATTTATAAATAAAAGGATAGATTTGTATTTTATAAGTTTTTTTTCTTTCTTCGGCTAAAGAATAGTGTTCTTTAAAATGTTTTGAATGAAAAGTGAACGAAAATATCTTTGAATATCATTATCTTTGTTCAATTAATAATTATATAACAGTAGAAGATATGACGGTAAATCTATTATTATCAAAAGACGATAGTTCCAAGAATATAGCATTAAAAAAACGCATTATTCAATATCTTATTATGTCGGGAAATACTTCTATTGCCGATATTAGCAAAGAAATAGAATTAAGTGTCCCTACAGTGACTAAATTAGTAATGGAGTTACTGGAAGCCGGTTATCTTTTAGACTCCGGCAAACAAGATACGAACGGAGGACGTAAACCCAACATATACGGGTTAAACCCGGATTCCGGATATTTTGTGGGGATAGATATCCAAAAAAAGAGGGTTTTACTCGCATTGGCTGATTTCAACGGAAAAATAATAGATCAGGAAATAATTCCTTATCGCCTGGAAAATACTGCGGAAGCATTAGATGAACTTTGCAATATCATTAATTCTTACTTAGATAAACTTCCTGTAGAAAGGAATAAAATATTACAAATAGGGGTAAATATTACAGGACGGGTAAATTCTATTTCCGGTTATTCTTATACTTATTTCTATTTTAATGAAAATCCCTTGGCTCAGATTTTGGAAGAACGGATCGGGTTACCAGTAAATCTGGAAAATGATTCGCGTGCTATGTGCTATGGCGAGTATATGGCCGGAGCAGGAAAGGGGGAAAGAAACGTATTGTTCATCAATTTGAACTGGGGATTAGGTGCCGGAATCATTATAGATGGCAAATTATATTATGGAAAGTCTGGCTTTTCCGGTGAATTAGGACATGTAAGCGTGTTTAATAACGAAATTATTTGTCAGTGCGGGAAAAAAGGTTGTTTGGAAACCGAAGCGTCAGGATATGCAATTCTGCGCTTATTATTAGAAAGATATACCCAAGGTAGTACTACTATTTTAGCGGACAAATTAGAAGAAAACAGCGACATTAATTTACACGATTTTGTAAATGCCGTATTAAAGGAAGATGTCCTAGCTATAGAAATAGTAGAAAGAGTGGGTACTTATTTAGGACGGGCATTAGCGGGATTAATTAATTTGTTTAACCCCGAAGTAGTAATTATCGGAGGGCCTTTATCTTTAACTCAAGATTACATTCGTTTACCTATAAAAAGTGCGATTCGAAAGCATTCTTTAAATTTGGTAAATCAAGATACCGAATTAGTCGTTTCCAAATTAGGAGAAAAAGCTGGATTAATAGGAGCTTGTCTATTAGCGCGGGGGAAATTATTAGGAATGATTTAAGCGGGGAGAACGATAAAATAATATCTATCCCTACTTTGTAAGCTACCCTAATAAAGAAAAAGAGAGGATGGGGAAAATAACACTTCTACCCCATCCTCTTATTTACTTTTTTAACGCTTTAAAATTAAACGATAGTCTAAACAGCTATTAAAGCTGAAACTTATATATCTGTGCTATAAGCTTTTGATACTGGTTTTCTAGTTGGATATAGTTTTGCAAGCTCTGATTAATCGTAGCTAGCTCTACAAAATAATCGATAGTAGAAAGCTGTCCGCCGGCAAGTGCCCTATCAAGAAATTCGATATTCTTTCGTAAGTCCGCTACATGATTATACTCCTCTAAAGAAGCTTTTACTGCCAAAAGCTGATCGTAAAGTCCCCGTAAAGCCGCATCCAACTGCAACGCCGTACTTTCCACCTTCATCTCCGTATAAAGATTCTGCGCTTTTGCCTGCCGTACTTTATGTCGGTTTTCATAAAGAGGAATACTTATTCCGGCTACCACCCCGTTAAATTGTTCTCCTTTCCCATGGGTATACTTATATCCTAATTCAAACTTAGGCAACCACTCCGAACGGCTTAAATTAATCGATCTTTTAGCTACCGCTTGCTCGCTCTGCAAGGTTTGGAGCTCCAGGTTGGAAGACAAAGCCTCTGCTTGTAACATATCATAAGCAGGAATTTCCGGAGCCGGCGTATATACACTATCTGTAAAGTTAATAGAAATGCCTCCGTTCAATGCTTGCAATTCCCGTAGCTTTGCCTGCCGGGAAGCTTCATTCATCCGATATTCGGTTTTCACATTCAGCAACTCCAACTCTATTTTGTTTACTTCCAAGATAGTAGCCGTCCCCAAAGCCAAGCTGCGTTGATAATGCTCCAAAAGCTGACTGGCATTTGATTGCCTGCGGTCCAACAAAGATTTCTGTTGATTCAAAGCAATTAAATCCAGGCACAACTCTTTGGCTTGTAATAATAAATCCTGGCGGAATTGCGCATGCTGCTTATCCAAGGCAACAGCTTTCAAGCCGGCTATTTTGTTTTTATTAGTGTATACGGTAGGGAAATCAAAAGACTGGGCTACCGTAAGCTCCCCTTCTTTTCCAAGCTCTTCCTTATTTCCTTTTACATACTCGTATGTTACGGTAGGATCGGCTAACGAATTACCAATCCTCGCCTCTAATTTTTGAGAAGTAGTAAGCTGGCCGTTCGCTTGTAAATCTTTATTATTTTGTTCAATGCTTTCCAGTACCCGGCCTATACTGTTTTGAGACCGGCTCCCAAAAGCAACCAGGACAAACAATAGTAAGAGTATATATCGTTTCATACCTTGTTATTTTTACGATTCATTAGAAAATAAACAATAGGGATAATAAAAGCGTTCAGGAAAGTAGAAGTCAGCAAACCTCCCAAAATCACTTTTGCCATAGGGCTTTGAATTTCATTTCCCGGCAAATCCCCTCCTAAAGCCAATGGAATAAGAGCCAAAGCAGAAGTTAAAGCCGTCATCAAAATCGGATTCAACCGATCCAACGAACCATGGATAATACTGTCAGTTAACGGCATCCCTTCACTTCTCAATTGGTTATAATGGGAAATAAGCAACATACCATTCCGGGTAGCAATGCCGAATAAAGAAATAAATCCGATAATAGCCGGAATGCTAATTTCGCCAGAACTTACCCAGATACTAAATACACCCCCAATCAAAGCCAAAGGAAGGTTTAGCAGAATCACCGCACTTTGAGACAAACTCTTGAACTCATTAAACAAAAGAACAAAAATTACCAGAATAGATACCAGTGACGTCAACAGCAACGTGCGGGTAGCCGCTTGTTCACTTTCAAACTGGCCTCCGTATTCGATATGATAACCTTCAGGCAATTTTATTTCCTTCTCTACGCGGGATTTTACTTCATTGACTACTCCTCGCAGGTCACGTCCGGCGACATTAGCGGAAATTACGATCTTCCGCTTTACATTCTCCCGGTTAATGGTATTGGGGCCGGAAGACGAAATGACGTTTGCTACATAATGCAACGGTATTTTAGTACCTTTCGCATCAATCATTAATTGGCGGATTTTCTCTATTTCATTCCGGTCGTTATCATTTACTTTTACCGTAAGATCAAATGCCTTACCTTCTTCGTATACTTGCGAAACCACTTCTCCGGCAAGAGCCACATTAATAAATTCATTAAATTCGGGGAGGGTGATTCCGTACTTGGCAAGAAGTTCCCGTTTCGGTTCAATCTTTAACTGGGGACGTTCTATTTGTTGTTCCACATTCAAGTCTGCAATTCCCGGAACTGTTTTAATAAGGGATTTAATCTCGGTACCCAACGAAAACATCTTATTCAAATCGTTTCCGAACAATTTGATAGCGATATTCGCTTGCGTACCGGAAAGCATGGCATCAATACGATGGGAAATAGGCTGTCCGATCTCGATGTTTACGCCGGGAAGGGTAGCTAGTTTTTTCCTTATTTCGGCAACCACTTCGGCATGCGGACGATCATTCAGCTCGAAAGGAGCCTCTATTTCAGAAACATTTACGCCTAACGCATGTTCGTCCAGTTCAGCACGGCCGGTTTTGCAGGCAACTGTCTTTATTTCGGGAACCGTAAGAAGAAGTTCCTCTGCATGACGTCCCATTTTTGCGGATTCTTCCAATGAAATACCGGGCAATGTACTTACGTTAATCGTAAACGACCCTTCGTTAAAAGGAGGAAGGAAACTTCGACCTAACGTAAAAAAGACAATCAGCGAACCGATAAAGAGAACTATAGTAAATCCCAATACCACTACCTTATTACTCAATGCCCAATTCAATGCCTTGTTATATACCTTTTTCAAATTCCGGGAAACATACGCTTCTTTTGCAACCTTAGCATCCGGCTTAGCATTATCCAGTAAAAAACTACAGAGTACGGGGGTAAGAGTAAGTGCCACAACCGTGGAAGCAAAAAGTGCGACAATAAAGGAAATACCCAGCGGAACCAACATACGCCCTTCCATTCCCGTGAGGAAAAACAACGGCACAAAACTTACCACAATAATTAAGGTAGAATTAAGGATAGGCATACGTACCTCTTTCGATGCTTCAAACACCACTTCGAGTGTACTTTTCCGTTCCCCGATAGGACGCATCCTGTTTTGCCTTAGTCTTTTATATACATTCTCCACATCTACGATCGCATCATCCACCAGCGAACCGATAGCGATTGCCATACCTCCCAAACTCATGGTATTGATAGTGAATCCCATGGCATGCAAGGCTAAAATAGAAGTGAGCAACGATAAAGGCAAAGCGATAAGAGATATCAGCGTGGTACGGACATTCATCAAAAACAAGAACAGTACGATGACCACAAAGAATGATCCTTCGAAGAGAGACTTCTTTACATTGTCGATAGAACTGGTAATAAAACGCGCCTGACGGAAAATATCCGTAGAGATTTTTACATCGGGAGGAAGATTCTTTTGAAGCTCTTCCACGGAAGCATCGATCTTATCCGTCAATTCCAATGTACTGGTTGCCGGTTGTTTGGTTACCGTAATCAATACGGCCGGTTTAGCCCGTTCGGAAGCCGTCCCCAGCTTGGGAGTTTTAGCTCCGATCTTCACATCGGCAATATCACTTAAATGGATTGGAACATTATCGATTGTTTTTACCACAGACTGAGCTATTTCATCGATATGATGGGTAGAAACCAGTCCCCGGATGATATATTCGTTACCGTATTCGTATAACACACCACCGTTTGCATTCCGGTTCATTTCGCGGGTAACCGTCATCACTTCATCTAAAGTGATGCCATACCGTTTCATGAGCGCAGGATTTAAAAGTACTTGGTATTCCTTAATATCGCCTCCGATTACGGTTACTTGCGCTACTCCACCGGTAGAAAGAAGCCGGGGACGGATCGTCCAGTCTGCCATAGTACGAAGATCCAACATAGAAGTAGAATCGGCCGTTACCCCTAAAATCATCATTTCTCCGAGAATGGAAGATTGGGGACCTAACGTAGGAGTTCCCACATTAGAAGGAAGAGTCTCACCCAGCACAGCTAATTTTTCAGAAACAATCTGGCGGGCACGGAAAATGTCAGTTCCCCAGTTAAATTCCACCCAAACTACTGAAAAGCCTGTGGTAGAAGAAGACCGTACCCTTCGTACATCCGTAGCCCCGTTTACAGCAGTTTCCACAGGGAAAGAGACTAATTGTTCCACTTCTTCGGGAGCCATTCCGGGAGCTTCGGTCATGATCACAACAGTAGGCGCGTTCAAATCAGGGAACACGTCTACGTCCATCCGGTTAGCCGTATAAAGTCCCGCCACCAAAAGAACAACTGAGGCAACCAATACGACGAGCCGGTTATGTAGAGAGTATTTTATTATTTTATTCAGCATAATATTCTTTTAAAAGATCAGGTTAATGATTATGAGTATGTCCTTCCGGAATAACACTACTATGGGAAGCTAGCCGCACCTGGTACGCTCCTTTGGTTACCACCCGGTCGCCCGGTTTCAACCCGGAAAGGATTTGTACCTCGCTTCCGTTATCGGCACCCAATGTAACTTCCTGCTTTTTGTATCCCTCTTCATCCAATTGAATATACACGAAGTAAGCTCCTTCCTCTTCGGTCAAGGCAGACAGCGGGATAGACAGCACATTTTCCATTGGAGAAGAAATCAGGTAAACTTCTACATATGAACCGGGAATCACAGCTCCTTTATTGTCAAAATCGAAAGTTACCGGCAGATAAAAAGAGGCATTGTCCGTAGATTTCCCATAGGTCAAAATACGCCCGTTCAAATCGGCAAGCTTATAAAGCCTGTTATCATAAGGAGTCCGGAAGTTCGCAGAACGTATGGTGGAAAGGGCAGGGTAATATTTTGCCGAAACTTCGGCACGCAACATTAAACGGTTACTTTGTGAAAGAGTAACGAGCGGTTGCCCTACCTGTACATAATCCCCCTCGTTTACCAAACGGCTTTTAATAAACCCGTTCATTGCAGCGGTAACAGACTGTCCGTTGGCTGTATATTGCCCTTCTACGGCTTCGTAGGCTACTTTAGCTGTTTCATAATTCAAACGGGCAGCATTATAATCTTTTTCGGTGACAATCTTATCTTTTACCAAGCTACCCAGCCGTTCATACTCTTTTTTAGCTGTTTCGTAAGCAAACTTTGCTTTTAACACTGGATCTCCCTCACTGATATTTTTAGCGGAAATAGATAAAAGGGCTTCTCCTTTACGCACATTCGTACCTTCTACTATAGCTACCCGGCCAAAAGACACTACGCCGGCAACCGGTGCTACCTGGGTAGTTTCGTCGCCTTGCGCGGCAAGTACCTGACCGCTTACTTTTATAACTTCATGGAAAGGACCGGGAGCAATTTCTTTTACTTCAAGCCCGAAAGCTTCGGCTTGCGCTTTCTTAAAAATAATTTCATCGGCATGCTCCTCTCCTTCTCCGTGGTCATGATCATGCCCGTGCGGTTCCTCTG
The genomic region above belongs to Parabacteroides pacaensis and contains:
- a CDS encoding efflux RND transporter permease subunit, which gives rise to MLNKIIKYSLHNRLVVLVASVVLLVAGLYTANRMDVDVFPDLNAPTVVIMTEAPGMAPEEVEQLVSFPVETAVNGATDVRRVRSSSTTGFSVVWVEFNWGTDIFRARQIVSEKLAVLGETLPSNVGTPTLGPQSSILGEMMILGVTADSTSMLDLRTMADWTIRPRLLSTGGVAQVTVIGGDIKEYQVLLNPALMKRYGITLDEVMTVTREMNRNANGGVLYEYGNEYIIRGLVSTHHIDEIAQSVVKTIDNVPIHLSDIADVKIGAKTPKLGTASERAKPAVLITVTKQPATSTLELTDKIDASVEELQKNLPPDVKISTDIFRQARFITSSIDNVKKSLFEGSFFVVIVLFLFLMNVRTTLISLIALPLSLLTSILALHAMGFTINTMSLGGMAIAIGSLVDDAIVDVENVYKRLRQNRMRPIGERKSTLEVVFEASKEVRMPILNSTLIIVVSFVPLFFLTGMEGRMLVPLGISFIVALFASTVVALTLTPVLCSFLLDNAKPDAKVAKEAYVSRNLKKVYNKALNWALSNKVVVLGFTIVLFIGSLIVFFTLGRSFLPPFNEGSFTINVSTLPGISLEESAKMGRHAEELLLTVPEIKTVACKTGRAELDEHALGVNVSEIEAPFELNDRPHAEVVAEIRKKLATLPGVNIEIGQPISHRIDAMLSGTQANIAIKLFGNDLNKMFSLGTEIKSLIKTVPGIADLNVEQQIERPQLKIEPKRELLAKYGITLPEFNEFINVALAGEVVSQVYEEGKAFDLTVKVNDNDRNEIEKIRQLMIDAKGTKIPLHYVANVISSSGPNTINRENVKRKIVISANVAGRDLRGVVNEVKSRVEKEIKLPEGYHIEYGGQFESEQAATRTLLLTSLVSILVIFVLLFNEFKSLSQSAVILLNLPLALIGGVFSIWVSSGEISIPAIIGFISLFGIATRNGMLLISHYNQLRSEGMPLTDSIIHGSLDRLNPILMTALTSALALIPLALGGDLPGNEIQSPMAKVILGGLLTSTFLNAFIIPIVYFLMNRKNNKV
- a CDS encoding TolC family protein, translated to MKRYILLLLFVLVAFGSRSQNSIGRVLESIEQNNKDLQANGQLTTSQKLEARIGNSLADPTVTYEYVKGNKEELGKEGELTVAQSFDFPTVYTNKNKIAGLKAVALDKQHAQFRQDLLLQAKELCLDLIALNQQKSLLDRRQSNASQLLEHYQRSLALGTATILEVNKIELELLNVKTEYRMNEASRQAKLRELQALNGGISINFTDSVYTPAPEIPAYDMLQAEALSSNLELQTLQSEQAVAKRSINLSRSEWLPKFELGYKYTHGKGEQFNGVVAGISIPLYENRHKVRQAKAQNLYTEMKVESTALQLDAALRGLYDQLLAVKASLEEYNHVADLRKNIEFLDRALAGGQLSTIDYFVELATINQSLQNYIQLENQYQKLIAQIYKFQL
- a CDS encoding efflux RND transporter periplasmic adaptor subunit — protein: MKKLFFILAVAIVTSGCHNHASHEGHDHESEGHNHEAEEPHGHDHDHGEGEEHADEIIFKKAQAEAFGLEVKEIAPGPFHEVIKVSGQVLAAQGDETTQVAPVAGVVSFGRVAIVEGTNVRKGEALLSISAKNISEGDPVLKAKFAYETAKKEYERLGSLVKDKIVTEKDYNAARLNYETAKVAYEAVEGQYTANGQSVTAAMNGFIKSRLVNEGDYVQVGQPLVTLSQSNRLMLRAEVSAKYYPALSTIRSANFRTPYDNRLYKLADLNGRILTYGKSTDNASFYLPVTFDFDNKGAVIPGSYVEVYLISSPMENVLSIPLSALTEEEGAYFVYIQLDEEGYKKQEVTLGADNGSEVQILSGLKPGDRVVTKGAYQVRLASHSSVIPEGHTHNH
- a CDS encoding ROK family transcriptional regulator; amino-acid sequence: MTVNLLLSKDDSSKNIALKKRIIQYLIMSGNTSIADISKEIELSVPTVTKLVMELLEAGYLLDSGKQDTNGGRKPNIYGLNPDSGYFVGIDIQKKRVLLALADFNGKIIDQEIIPYRLENTAEALDELCNIINSYLDKLPVERNKILQIGVNITGRVNSISGYSYTYFYFNENPLAQILEERIGLPVNLENDSRAMCYGEYMAGAGKGERNVLFINLNWGLGAGIIIDGKLYYGKSGFSGELGHVSVFNNEIICQCGKKGCLETEASGYAILRLLLERYTQGSTTILADKLEENSDINLHDFVNAVLKEDVLAIEIVERVGTYLGRALAGLINLFNPEVVIIGGPLSLTQDYIRLPIKSAIRKHSLNLVNQDTELVVSKLGEKAGLIGACLLARGKLLGMI